In Galactobacillus timonensis, the genomic window CCCCCGAGGACATGAAACCGACAAGGACAAGGACCAGTGCCTCCAGTATCACCACAACCTGTCGCCAATGGATCCGCCCGGTCCCTGCAAATGAGGCATGGATCCGCTCCGCTGCGACAATTCCTGCCGCAAAGGCAAGAAGCGGGATGAGGTAGCGCAGGCCTCCGGCCGGGTCTTTTGAAAAGAAATGCTGACTCATCAGCACGATGTTTCCCGTCTGCGCATTGGCAAAGACCTTGCCGCGCACAAAATAGGAGTAGGCATCCTGCATCCCGCCGGACAGGGTAAGAAAGAACACGGTAATCGGCGCTTCCGACATCTGCACCGACGGATTGAACAAACGTTTTTTCATTGTGAGCTCTCGTTTCCGAAGACCAACTATAGATGACTGCCGCAATTGACGCAAGAAGAATGTGCGGCGGTGCCGACAATTGTTTATTCATAATTTACATTTCCAGTCTGTCCATCGCTTCGGCTGAAATG contains:
- a CDS encoding YoaK family protein, whose amino-acid sequence is MKKRLFNPSVQMSEAPITVFFLTLSGGMQDAYSYFVRGKVFANAQTGNIVLMSQHFFSKDPAGGLRYLIPLLAFAAGIVAAERIHASFAGTGRIHWRQVVVILEALVLVLVGFMSSGADLAANALTSFCCAMQVEAFRKISGYGYASTMCIGNLRAGMEALSIYLRTHEHEKLIQCGHYFGVIVTFALGAGLGSCLAASLNHAMIWICSGLLVIAFLLMLNNDAADAML